DNA from Aggregatimonas sangjinii:
CGGAGCGTTTTCAAATAGACTCAGAAATTTTTGGCAAATATAATGTGCACGTGCATGTGCCCGAAGGCGCTACCCCAAAAGACGGCCCTAGTGCGGGTGTTACCATGCTCACCTCATTGGTATCGCTCTTTACGCAGCGCAAGGTTAAAAAGAGTCTGGCGATGACGGGAGAAATCACATTGAGAGGCAAAGTACTTCCAGTAGGGGGTATCAAGGAAAAGATTCTCGCTGCAAAAAGAGCGCGGATAAAAGAAATTATCCTATGTAAGGATAATGAGAAGGATGTTCTCGAAATCAAGGAAGATTATCTGAAAGGGCTAACTTTTCACTACGTGTCCGATATGCACGAGGTCATCGACATCGCCATCCTAGATCAAAAAGTGAAGAAGGCTAAGAAACTTTAATTCCGAATTCAGGATTTTAAGGGTATTTTTAAGTCATGGGAAAAATCACCATAGCCATAGATGGCTATTCTTCTACGGGAAAGAGCACATTGGCCAAACAGCTGGCGAAATCCTTGGGCTATATTTATGTAGACACGGGTGCCATGTATAGGGCAGTCACACTTTTTGCATTGCGCAAGAAGTATATAAATGAGAAAGGTACCGATGAAGATGCGCTCATTACCTCATTGCCGCAGATACGGCTTCAGTTTAAATTCAATGACGATTTGGGCTATGCCGAAATGTACTTGAACGGAGAGAATGTAGAGCAGGAAATTCGAAAGCTTGAGGTTTCTAGATATGTCAGTAAAATTTCCGTTGTCGAAGCGGTGCGGGACAAATTAGTGGCAATGCAACGCGAAATGGGAAAGGAAAAAGGCCTGGTTATGGATGGTCGCGATATCGGTACCGTTGTATTTCCCGACGCGGAACTTAAAATTTTTATGACCGCCTCGGCGGACGCCAGGGCGGCAAGACGTTACAAAGAGCTGTTGGACAAAGGAGAAGAAATCACGTATGCCGATGTACTGAAAAATGTAAGGGAGCGTGATCATATCGACTCTAATAGAAAACATTCCCCACTGAGAAAGGGAGACGATGCCATTGAATTGGACAATACCGACATGGGGCTTCAAGAGCAATTCGAACGCATTCTGAACTTCGCGAAACGGGTTATTGAAAAGGCACCATAAGAAATACCGGCGCAAAATAGGATGCGCCGGTATTCTTGTTCTTGTAGATTACCTAATTAAAGGCGAATAATCCAGCGGATTACGGATTCGGAATGACCAGAACTTGGTCCGGATGAATCACATCTGCACTTTTAAGGATATTGGTGTTCGCCTCAAAAATTTTCTGATATTTCATAGCGTCGCCATAATAATGCTTGGCGATTTTGCTCAACGATTCCCCACTAGCCACGGTATGTCTGTGATATACAGAACTATCCGAGACAGTTATGTTGGCTTTGATATCGGAGGCATTTTCACCACCCAATTGTTTTATTTTGTCCCATAGAAGATCTTTTTCGTATGGGGTGTTGGCCTCTCCTTTTATTTTAAGCACACCATTTTCCTCGGTAACGTTACCATCCTTTATTCCTAGTTGCTCGCCAAGGTTCAAAACCCCTTGGTACTTTGCTTTAACACTCATAAGTAATTTGTTTATTAACGGTTATTAAATGAAAAGGTAATATAGTGATTCTTACAGAATTTACGGATAAAATCGGTAAAATAGTCCGGTAGATTCAACCTTATCGTTAATTGATTGGTAAAACGAAGGAAATAATGTATTTTTGCACTCCTTTTTTACGGCAGCGTCAAGAGAAAAAGGGAAATTAAAAAGAAACTTATAACAACTTCTATGGTTGCCGTTTAGCTCTTGGGAAATCGTAGAATACAAAAATTAATCAGCAATGGCTGAAGAAAACAAAGAGGCCCAAGTAGAGGAAACTACTGCGGCACCAGCAGAAAAAGTAGCAGAAGCTCCTGCTCAAGACCCACAGGAATTTTTAGAAAATTTTAATTGGGAAAAATACGAGCAGGGTATCGAACGTGTCGAGGATTCCAAATTGGAAGAGTTCGAAAAGTTGGTTACCGAGAATTTCGTGGATACTGCCGATGAAGAGGTCGTAACGGGAACGGTAGTTTACTTGACCGATCGTGAAGCGATCATTGATATCAACGCAAAATCGGAAGGGGTTATCTCCTTGAATGAATTTCGATACAATCCAGACCTCAAGGTTGGTGACAACGTAGAGGTACTTATAGATATTCGTGAAGACAAAAGCGGCCAGTTGGTACTTTCGCATAGAAAAGCGAGAACTATCATGGCTTGGGAACGCGTAAACAAGGCACATGACAACGAAGAAGTGGTCAGTGGTTTTGTGAAATGTAGAACGAAAGGAGGAATGATCGTCGATGTATTTGGTATCGAGGCGTTCTTGCCCGGTTCGCAGATCGATGTAAAACCGATTCGTGACTACGATCAGTACGTTAACAAAACCATGGAATTCAAAGTGGTGAAAATAAACCATGAATTCAAAAACGTGGTCGTATCGCACAAAGCGTTGATCGAGGCTGATATCGAAGAGCAGAAAAAAGAAATCATCAGTCAGCTTGAAAAAGGACAGGTACTGGAAGGTGTTGTGAAAAACATCACTTCTTACGGCGTCTTTATCGATTTGGGTGGTGTTGACGGTTTGGTTCACATTACCGATCTTTCTTGGAGCAGAATCAATCACCCGAACGAGGTTGTTGATCTAGACCAGAAATTGAATGTGGTCATCCTTGACTTTGATGAGAACAAATCAAGAATCCAATTAGGATTGAAGCAGCTTGAAAAGCATCCGTGGGAGGCATTGAGCGATGAGATTAAAATAGGTGACAAGGTGAAAGGTAAAGTAGTCGTTATTGCCGATTACGGTGCATTTATCGAAGTGGTTGAAGGTGTAGAAGGATTGGTACACGTTTCTGAAATGTCTTGGTCTACCCACTTGCGTTCGGCACAAGACTTTGTAAAAGTTGGTGACGAGATCGAAGCGGTAGTATTGACCTTGGATCGCGAAGATCGGAAGATGTCGTTGGGTGTGAAACAATTAACACCAGACCCATGGACTGATATTACTACGAAGTATCCTGTAGGTTCTAGACATGAAGGTATTGTGAGAAACTTTACCAACTTTGGCGTTTTCGTAGAGTTGGAAGAAGGTATCGACGGTTTGATTTACATTTCTGACCTTTCATGGACCAAGAAAATAAAACACCCATCTGAATTTGTTACCGTTGGTGACAAAATCGAGGTTGAGGTATTGGAATTGGATGTTGATGGTCGTAAGTTGAGTTTGGGCCATAAACAAACCACCGAAAACCCTTGGGACAAGTATGAAACCGAGTTTGCTTTAGGTACGGTTCACAAAGGATCGCTTACCGAGATTGTTGATAAAGGTGCGACTATAGATTTCAACGATGACATTACGGCATTTATCCCGCAACGTCATTTAGAGAAAGAAGATGGTAAGAAGCTTGGAAAAGGCGAAGAAGCCGAATTCAAGATTATCGAATTCAACAAAGACTTTAAACGTGTGGTTGCGAGTCATACAGCAATTTTCCGAGAGGAAGAAGAGCGAAATGTACGCTCAGCGGTCAAACGTCAGTCAAAAGCAAGTGACGAAGCGAAACCTACTTTGGGTGACGCAAACGAAGCGTTGCAAGCATTGAAAGAAAAAATGGAGGCCGGCGCTAAGAAAAAGTAAGTCGTTTCATTTTCTGAAATAGTAAAGCCTCGACCATTTGGTTGGGGCTTTTTGTTTGTTGAAACCCATAAGGAGTTTCCAATAGAAGTCTTTTATATCTTGTGGCGAAGCGGTCTTTTGTCTATTTTTGCTCTACTAAAGTATCGATGTCATAACCCATGGGTCAAAAAGTACTCCTTTCTTCCAAAGAAATCAACATCATACTCCATCGTTTGGCTTGC
Protein-coding regions in this window:
- the cmk gene encoding (d)CMP kinase → MGKITIAIDGYSSTGKSTLAKQLAKSLGYIYVDTGAMYRAVTLFALRKKYINEKGTDEDALITSLPQIRLQFKFNDDLGYAEMYLNGENVEQEIRKLEVSRYVSKISVVEAVRDKLVAMQREMGKEKGLVMDGRDIGTVVFPDAELKIFMTASADARAARRYKELLDKGEEITYADVLKNVRERDHIDSNRKHSPLRKGDDAIELDNTDMGLQEQFERILNFAKRVIEKAP
- a CDS encoding LysM peptidoglycan-binding domain-containing protein; this encodes MSVKAKYQGVLNLGEQLGIKDGNVTEENGVLKIKGEANTPYEKDLLWDKIKQLGGENASDIKANITVSDSSVYHRHTVASGESLSKIAKHYYGDAMKYQKIFEANTNILKSADVIHPDQVLVIPNP
- the rpsA gene encoding 30S ribosomal protein S1, producing MAEENKEAQVEETTAAPAEKVAEAPAQDPQEFLENFNWEKYEQGIERVEDSKLEEFEKLVTENFVDTADEEVVTGTVVYLTDREAIIDINAKSEGVISLNEFRYNPDLKVGDNVEVLIDIREDKSGQLVLSHRKARTIMAWERVNKAHDNEEVVSGFVKCRTKGGMIVDVFGIEAFLPGSQIDVKPIRDYDQYVNKTMEFKVVKINHEFKNVVVSHKALIEADIEEQKKEIISQLEKGQVLEGVVKNITSYGVFIDLGGVDGLVHITDLSWSRINHPNEVVDLDQKLNVVILDFDENKSRIQLGLKQLEKHPWEALSDEIKIGDKVKGKVVVIADYGAFIEVVEGVEGLVHVSEMSWSTHLRSAQDFVKVGDEIEAVVLTLDREDRKMSLGVKQLTPDPWTDITTKYPVGSRHEGIVRNFTNFGVFVELEEGIDGLIYISDLSWTKKIKHPSEFVTVGDKIEVEVLELDVDGRKLSLGHKQTTENPWDKYETEFALGTVHKGSLTEIVDKGATIDFNDDITAFIPQRHLEKEDGKKLGKGEEAEFKIIEFNKDFKRVVASHTAIFREEEERNVRSAVKRQSKASDEAKPTLGDANEALQALKEKMEAGAKKK